AGGTATATTCATTACAATATTGCCTGATTTATCGCTATTCCATTTAAATCCGTTATCTTTCGCCCATTCACACAGCCATTGGCTTATTTGCCCTTCATTTTTTGAACATCTCGGTATAGAACTTATTTTCTCAAAAATATCGAGTATCTCTTTCATAATTTTTTACTCCTCAATGTCTTCTAATTTGTGAATTTTATTTTTTTCAAGAAAAGTAAATTGGAAAAAGTATTTTCACCCTCACCCCAGCCCTCTCCCGTCAAGGGAGAGGGGGCAAGATGATTTTACAATTAAACAAAAATACTTTTCTTAAATACTGTATTTTATTTGTTTTTCATCGCACAGTTCGATTAAAAAACTGTTTTACATAAGGATTTTGGCTATTATTCTTTAAAAATAAAGGATCTCCTTCAGCAATGATTCCTTTTGTTTGTTTATCAAGCATAATTATCCTTTGAGCTATTCTAAAGATGCTTTCAAGTTCATGGGTAACAATGACCATAGTCATTCCAAGATTTTTATTTATATTTAAAATTAGTTCGTCAAGTTCAGCGGATGTTATTGGGTCAAGGCCAGCGGAAGGTTCATCCAGAAAAAGTATTTTAGGATTAAGGGCGAGAGCTCTTGCAAGACCGGCTCTCTTCTTCATTCCTCCACTTATCTCAGATGGAAGATAATCAGCATAATCTACAAGTCCAACCATACTGAGTTTTAGTTTCACAAGATTATCTACAACCGATTTCGAAAGTCCAGAATATTCAATTATTGGTAATGCTACATTTTCGGCTACAGTCATTGAGCCTATAAGAGCGCCTCCTTGAAATAAAACCCCTATTTTTCTTAAGGTTTTATAAAATAAATCATCACTGCAATTAGTTATATCTTGACCATCAATAATAACTTGTCCAGAAAATACTTTATTTAGCCCAATTAAATGCCTAAGTAATGTGCTTTTACCACACCCGCTTGAACCAAGTACAATAAATATTTCACCTTGAAAAATATCAAAATTTATATTATCGAGTATTAGGCTATCTTCATATTTTATAATAAGGTTTTTAACGTTTATTATAGGTTCTTTATCCATAATTTTACATCCAATAAGCTCTGATTATGGCAAATACTGAATCAATGACTACTATCATAAATATGCTTGTAACAACTGCGGAAGTTGCTGCTTGACCAACTGACGAAGCTCCTCCTCTTGCTTGAAAACCCCTTAAACATCCAATCCACGAGATGCTTACGGCAAAAATAAAACTTTTTCCTATACCCCATACTACTTCAAAAAGGGAAAGAGTTTCAATTGTTTGGTTAATATAAGACGACGCTGTAATATCCAATATAAAAAGTCCTACAATAAGACCTCCTGTTATGGCAAAAACATTAGCGAATAGAGTTAGTATAGGAATAACTATTAATGAAGCAATAAGACGAGGCATGACAAGGAAATGAGTTGGATCAAAACCCATAGTTACTAAAGCATCAACTTCTTCTGATATCTGCATACTTGCTATTTCAGCGGCATAAGCAGAGCCAGATCTTCCAGCAACTATTATGGCTGTCATAATAGGCCCTAATTCTGAAGTCATTGCAAGGGCAACGAGTGACGCGACATAAATATTAGCTCCGAACTGCTGGAGTTGAAGAGAAGACATAAATGCCATGATAAGGCCAAGTAAAAAGCTTATTAAAGCAACTATCGGAAGAGCTGAAACACCCGTTTTTTCCATTTGAGTTATTGTATCTTCAACTCTTAATGAGCTAGGGTGGGCGCATACATAAAAGAAAGCAAGGATCGTAGAACCCAAAAAGCTAATCATAAATTTAATATTAATGACATTATCAATAATGGATTCACCAATATTGACAAATATATTAAATTTTTTTCTTTTTTTGCCGGCGAGCATTTTTTCCAATGAATCGAATTTAATGTAATCGAATATGTCTTGTATATGGCTTGGAATATTGATGATAGAAAATTCCTTTTGCTGCTCTAATGCAAAAGTTTTTATTTCAAATAGAGCAAGAGCGCCAAAATCATCAAGATAGGTTAGGGATTGAAGGTCAAGAATCAGGGATTGAACAATTTTTTTTGATACAATTTTTTTTATATCTGATATTACAGTTGCGGTATTTTCAATATCGAGCCTTCCATTGAAATTAATTAATATTCCCCCTGTGTTTGTTTCATTTACTTTAAAATTCACAATTCACCATTTACGATTCACCATTTACGATTCATCATTCACAGGCAAATATACTGTAAAAGTTGAACCTTTATCTACTTGACTTGACACAGCGATAGCTCCATTATGATTTTTTACTATCCTATGAATTATTGAAAGTCCTAAACCATGGCCTTTATTAACAGGCTTTGTGGTAAAATACGGATCAAAAAGTCTTTCCTGAACATATTGTTCCATTCCTTGTCCATTATCTTTAACACTTAAAGTAACATAAGGAATCTTCTTTAATCCATAATATAAAATTAAATTTTCTGGAAGTACATCAACTGTATCTAAGATTATGTCAATAATCCCATCTTTCTTATGTTCCATCGAATGGAGTGCATTAGTGCATAAATTTAATAATACTTGATGCATTTGAGTCGCGTTAGCTTTAATCAAAGGACAATTTTTTATAACCTTTATTTTGAATTCAACATTATGACCGGCATGTCCTAACAGGCTTAAAATACCATCGGCAATATCTTTTAAATTTACTTTTTCCTTTTTTTGTTTTTCAATTTCATTCGTATTAAAAACAAGAATTTC
This is a stretch of genomic DNA from Desulfobacterales bacterium. It encodes these proteins:
- a CDS encoding ATP-binding cassette domain-containing protein, coding for MDKEPIINVKNLIIKYEDSLILDNINFDIFQGEIFIVLGSSGCGKSTLLRHLIGLNKVFSGQVIIDGQDITNCSDDLFYKTLRKIGVLFQGGALIGSMTVAENVALPIIEYSGLSKSVVDNLVKLKLSMVGLVDYADYLPSEISGGMKKRAGLARALALNPKILFLDEPSAGLDPITSAELDELILNINKNLGMTMVIVTHELESIFRIAQRIIMLDKQTKGIIAEGDPLFLKNNSQNPYVKQFFNRTVR
- a CDS encoding MlaE family lipid ABC transporter permease subunit, with the protein product MNFKVNETNTGGILINFNGRLDIENTATVISDIKKIVSKKIVQSLILDLQSLTYLDDFGALALFEIKTFALEQQKEFSIINIPSHIQDIFDYIKFDSLEKMLAGKKRKKFNIFVNIGESIIDNVINIKFMISFLGSTILAFFYVCAHPSSLRVEDTITQMEKTGVSALPIVALISFLLGLIMAFMSSLQLQQFGANIYVASLVALAMTSELGPIMTAIIVAGRSGSAYAAEIASMQISEEVDALVTMGFDPTHFLVMPRLIASLIVIPILTLFANVFAITGGLIVGLFILDITASSYINQTIETLSLFEVVWGIGKSFIFAVSISWIGCLRGFQARGGASSVGQAATSAVVTSIFMIVVIDSVFAIIRAYWM